A stretch of Ipomoea triloba cultivar NCNSP0323 chromosome 11, ASM357664v1 DNA encodes these proteins:
- the LOC115996379 gene encoding sodium/potassium/calcium exchanger 1, whose translation MEIESCGGSITRLIPGSITVFGRGAGVKDNDRAVSRRQLLFQLNHEGKDPRVRFEVAGKNPVWVHGSTSGGVKAYRSSERGEMESGDMFCVSAKNPVWFTLKRIDFDAEGETDMVRDSLIGSELAGSPGSGHGQRGIDELELDSINLSDIDPVKEFGLVVMGREFDGYPKKMIRDIKNWDWFIEEFRDESDCDEGRGRKRKKVGKNDDEEWTGESEEEKETITKSRKSQRPKYMTRSNDCGKPSKGVGKHKLSAQRKNTSNEDSEDDETLGGFIVEDDEMEEDKDVGDEEEEEEEEEEEFDEVEDEDDLED comes from the exons ATGGAAATAGAAAGTTGCGGCGGCTCCATAACCCGACTCATACCCGGATCCATTACAGTGTTCGGAAGGGGCGCAGGTGTGAAGGACAACGACCGGGCCGTCTCTCGCCGCCAACTATTGTTCCAGCTCAACCATGAAGGCAAGGACCCGCGGGTTCGTTTCGAGGTGGCCGGCAAAAACCCGGTTTGGGTCCACGGCAGCACCAGCGGCGGAGTGAAGGCGTACCGTAGCTCCGAAAGAGGCGAAATGGAGAGCGGCGACATGTTCTGCGTTTCTGCGAAGAATCCCGTTTGGTTCACATTGAAACGAATCGATTTCGACGCTGAAGGTGAAACGGATATGGTGAGAGACTCGCTGATTGGCTCGGAGTTAGCTGGGAGCCCTGGAAGCGGCCATGGCCAACGAGGGATTGACGAATTGGAGCTTGATTCCATCAATTTATCAGATATTGACCCTGTTAAAG AGTTTGGTTTGGTGGTAATGGGGCGTGAGTTTGATGGTTATCCGAAGAAAATGATAAGGGATATCAAGAATTGGGATTGGTTTATCGAGGAATTTAGAGATGAAAGTGATTGTGATGAGGGGagagggaggaagaggaagaaagttgggaaaaatgatgatgaagagTGGACAGGGGAGAGTGAGGAGGAGAAGGAAACAATAACCAAATCAAGAAAATCTCAAAGGCCCAAGTATATGACTAGGTCCAATGATTGTGGTAAACCGAGTAAGGGTGTAGGAAAACATAAGCTTTCCGCCCAAAGGAAGAATACGAGTAATGAGGATTCGGAGGACGATGAGACACTAGGAGGTTTTATCGTTGAAGATGATGAGATGGAAGAAGACAAAGACGTTggggatgaagaagaagaagaagaggaagaggaggaagagTTTGATGAAGTTGAAGACGAGGATGACTTAGAAGATTGA
- the LOC115995552 gene encoding nucleosome assembly protein 1;4-like isoform X2, with protein MSNSDNDQFDMSDLSSSLPAAAAALSAEDRAGLVNALKNKLQTLAGQHSDILESLTPSVRKRVEALKEIQSQHNDLEVKFFEERAALEAKYHKLYEPLYTKRYEIVNGVVEVEGVSEASVDKGDDKGTEEKGVPNFWLNAMKMNEILAEEISDRDEEALKYLKDIKWCRVDDPKGFKLEFFFDTNPFFKNTILVKTYHMVEDDEPILEKAIGMDIEWHPGKCLTQKILKKKPKKGSKNAKPITKIEKCDSFFNFFNPPQVPEDDDDIDDDTAEELHNQMEQDYDIGATIRDKIIPHAVSWFTGEAVQGDEYEDIEEDDDDDDDDDEDDDVDDDEDDEDQEEGKSKK; from the exons ATGAGTAATTCTGACAATGATCAGTTCGACATGTCCGATCTCAGCTCCTCCctccccgccgccgccgccg CTTTGAGCGCAGAGGATCGCGCTGGCTTAGTTAATGCGTTGAAG AATAAGCTTCAGACTTTGGCTGGGCAGCATTCGGATATTCTCGAGTCGTTGACACCGAGCGTACGGAAGCGTGTAGAAGCTCTCAAAGAGATTCAG AGCCAACATAATGATCTAGAGGTCAAGTTTTTTGAGGAGAGAGCAGCACTTGAAGCTAAATATCATAAGCTGTATGAACCCCTTTACACCAAG AGATATGAGATAGTGAATGGGGTTGTTGAAGTGGAAGGTGTTAGTGAAGCTTCTGTTGATAAGGGAGATGATAAGGGAACAGAAG AAAAAGGTGTGCCCAACTTCTGGTTGAATGCTATGAAGATGAATGAGATATTGGCAGAGGAG ATCTCAGACCGGGATGAAGAGGCTCTAAAATATCTCAAGGACATAAAATGGTGTAGGGTTGATGATCCAAAGGGTTTTAAGCTTGAGTTCTTCTTTGACACTAATCCTTTCTTCAAGAACACCATCTTGGTGAAAACATATCACATGGTTGAGGATGATGAGCCTATATTGGAGAAGGCAATTGG GATGGATATTGAATGGCATCCTGGCAAATGCCTGACGCAAAAGATCCTAAAGAAGAAACCAAAAAAGGGGTCGAAGAATGCCAAACCTATAACCAAAATTGAGAAGTGTGATagttttttcaacttttttaacCCTCCACAAGTTccagaggatgatgatgatattgatGATGATACT GCTGAAGAACTTCATAATCAAATGGAACAAGACTATGATATTGG CGCAACTATTCGTGACAAAATCATCCCTCATGCTGTATCATGGTTTACGGGGGAGGCTGTTCAAGGGGATGAGTACGAGGATATTGAAGAAGATGACGATGACGAcgacgatgatgatgaagatgatgacgtcgatgatgatgaagatgatgaggacCAGGAAGAAGGGAAGAGTAAAAAG TAA
- the LOC115995552 gene encoding nucleosome assembly protein 1;4-like isoform X1 encodes MSNSDNDQFDMSDLSSSLPAAAAALSAEDRAGLVNALKNKLQTLAGQHSDILESLTPSVRKRVEALKEIQSQHNDLEVKFFEERAALEAKYHKLYEPLYTKRYEIVNGVVEVEGVSEASVDKGDDKGTEEKGVPNFWLNAMKMNEILAEEISDRDEEALKYLKDIKWCRVDDPKGFKLEFFFDTNPFFKNTILVKTYHMVEDDEPILEKAIGMDIEWHPGKCLTQKILKKKPKKGSKNAKPITKIEKCDSFFNFFNPPQVPEDDDDIDDDTAEELHNQMEQDYDIGATIRDKIIPHAVSWFTGEAVQGDEYEDIEEDDDDDDDDDEDDDVDDDEDDEDQEEGKSKKKSGLAQVA; translated from the exons ATGAGTAATTCTGACAATGATCAGTTCGACATGTCCGATCTCAGCTCCTCCctccccgccgccgccgccg CTTTGAGCGCAGAGGATCGCGCTGGCTTAGTTAATGCGTTGAAG AATAAGCTTCAGACTTTGGCTGGGCAGCATTCGGATATTCTCGAGTCGTTGACACCGAGCGTACGGAAGCGTGTAGAAGCTCTCAAAGAGATTCAG AGCCAACATAATGATCTAGAGGTCAAGTTTTTTGAGGAGAGAGCAGCACTTGAAGCTAAATATCATAAGCTGTATGAACCCCTTTACACCAAG AGATATGAGATAGTGAATGGGGTTGTTGAAGTGGAAGGTGTTAGTGAAGCTTCTGTTGATAAGGGAGATGATAAGGGAACAGAAG AAAAAGGTGTGCCCAACTTCTGGTTGAATGCTATGAAGATGAATGAGATATTGGCAGAGGAG ATCTCAGACCGGGATGAAGAGGCTCTAAAATATCTCAAGGACATAAAATGGTGTAGGGTTGATGATCCAAAGGGTTTTAAGCTTGAGTTCTTCTTTGACACTAATCCTTTCTTCAAGAACACCATCTTGGTGAAAACATATCACATGGTTGAGGATGATGAGCCTATATTGGAGAAGGCAATTGG GATGGATATTGAATGGCATCCTGGCAAATGCCTGACGCAAAAGATCCTAAAGAAGAAACCAAAAAAGGGGTCGAAGAATGCCAAACCTATAACCAAAATTGAGAAGTGTGATagttttttcaacttttttaacCCTCCACAAGTTccagaggatgatgatgatattgatGATGATACT GCTGAAGAACTTCATAATCAAATGGAACAAGACTATGATATTGG CGCAACTATTCGTGACAAAATCATCCCTCATGCTGTATCATGGTTTACGGGGGAGGCTGTTCAAGGGGATGAGTACGAGGATATTGAAGAAGATGACGATGACGAcgacgatgatgatgaagatgatgacgtcgatgatgatgaagatgatgaggacCAGGAAGAAGGGAAGAGTAAAAAG AAAAGTGGGCTAGCACAAGTTGCGTAA